A window from Triticum aestivum cultivar Chinese Spring chromosome 6D, IWGSC CS RefSeq v2.1, whole genome shotgun sequence encodes these proteins:
- the LOC123141028 gene encoding F-box protein At5g03970 — protein MSSSRRRHARSPPAAPLDDDDLLSEILLRLPPQPSSLPRASLVCKRWRGLVSDPGFFRRFRLRHRRNPPLLGFFDRYGAPFRPALKAPNRVPPERFSLQHDEDEMHSFSHGCRHGLVLISLLKRHQVLVWDPVTGDQHRIPFPPPFDTATALVNAAVLRDAGDVQHFQVVLAVAGTDAEYHTRALACMYSSKTGLWGNLVSTPIPYQANGYRIPTLVYTDDAVLDGDSLYWKLVGNLIGILEFDLKKQTLAVIQVPVDILEGNSLQVMRAEGGGLGLLFVSNSDYTARLWKRKTNRHGVASWELARSIDLGKLLSLEPEEKRPLMILGYAEQNNAVFLWTVIGVLMIQLESLKFKKLFKTMTFSHYHPFESVYSAGACIAGGHDRAELMLNV, from the exons AtgagcagcagccgccgccgccacgcccgctCGCCGCCGGCCGCGCCGCTGGACGACGACGACCTCCTCTCCGAGATCCTGCTCCGCCTCCCCCCGCAGCCCTCATCGCTCCCGCGCGCATCCCTCGTCTGCAAGCGGTGGCGCGGCCTTGTCTCCGACCCCGGCTTCTTCCGCCGcttccgcctccgccaccgccgcaacCCTCCTCTCCTCGGTTTCTTCGACAGATACGGAGCTCCGTTCCGGCCTGCCCTGAAGGCCCCCAATCGTGTTCCTCCCGAGCGCTTCTCCTTGCAGCACGACGAGGATGAAATGCACTCCTTTTCCCATGGATGCCGCCATGGCCTCGTGCTCATCTCCCTTCTGAAGCGTCACCAGGTCCTGGTCTGGGACCCCGTCACCGGCGACCAGCACCGCATTCCCTTTCCCCCGCCGTTTGATACAGCGACGGCCCTGGTCAACGCGGCGGTGCTTCGCGATGCGGGAGACGTCCAGCACTTCCAGGTGGTCTTGGCAGTGGCAGGCACCGATGCCGAATATCATACGCGAGCGCTCGCCTGTATGTACTCGTCAAAGACCGGCTTATGGGGGAATCTCGTCTCAACACCCATTCCATACCAGGCTAATGGGTACCGTATTCCCACATTGGTTTATACCGATGATGCTGTTCTGGACGGAGATTCCCTTTACTGGAAGCTTGTGGGGAATTTGATTGGAATTCTTGAGTTTGATCTGAAGAAGCAGACCCTAGCTGTGATACAGGTGCCAGTGGACATCCTCGAAGGTAACAGCTTGCAGGTTATGCGGGCTGAGGGTGGTGGGCTTGGTCTCCTCTTCGTGTCAAACTCTGACTACACCGCTCGGTTATGGAAGAGGAAGACCAATCGTCATGGTGTTGCTTCATGGGAGCTTGCAAGAAGTATTGACCTGGGCAAGCTACTTTCCCTGGAACCAGAGGAGAAACGCCCCCTAATGATACTAGGGTATGCTGAACAGAATAATGCGGTGTTTCTGTGGACAGTTATCGGCGTCTTAATGATCCAGCTTGAGTCACTGAAGTTCAAGAAGCTTTTTAAAACAATGACCTTTTCTCACTATCATCCATTCGAAAGTGTCTACAGTGCAG GAGCATGTATTGCTGGTGGACACGACAGGGCTGAGCTTATGCTCAATGTGTAA